From a region of the Suncus etruscus isolate mSunEtr1 chromosome 11, mSunEtr1.pri.cur, whole genome shotgun sequence genome:
- the AMDHD1 gene encoding probable imidazolonepropionase produces MAGVHRLLLENAQQVVLVCAHGERFLARDALRSLAVLEGASLVVGADGVIEAIGPAEAIRRQFSDATFEERIDCSGKCILPGLVDAHTHPVWAGERVHEFAMKLAGATYMQIHQAGGGINLTVERTRQASEDELFGSLRQRLGCMLSAGTTLVECKSGYGLNLETELKMLRVIERARRELDIGISATYCGAHSVPKGKTATEAADDIVHNQLPKLKELSMKGELHIDNIDVFCEKGVFDLKTTRRILQTGKEMGLQINFHGDELHPMKAAELGAELGALAISHLEEVSDEGIAAMAKARCSAVLLPTTAYMLRLTQPRARKMLEEGVIVALGSDFNPNAYCFSMPMVMHLACVNMKMSMPEALAAATINAAYALGKSHTHGSLEVGKQGDLIIMNASRWEHLIYQFGGHHQLIEYVIIKGKVIYKK; encoded by the exons ATGGCCGGCGTCCACCGACTCCTGCTGGAGAACGCGCAGCAAGTGGTGCTGGTGTGCGCCCATGGCGAGCGCTTCTTGGCGCGGGACGCGCTGCGCAGCCTGGCGGTGCTGGAAGGGGCCAGCCTGGTGGTCGGCGC GGATGGAGTCATAGAAGCCATTGGTCCTGCCGAGGCCATCAGAAGACAGTTTTCTGATGCAACCTTTGAAGAAAGAATTGACTGTTCTGGGAAATGCATCTTGCCag GGTTGGTGGACGCTCACACACATCCAGTATGGGCTGGTGAAAGAGTTCACGAATTTGCGATGAAG TTGGCAGGAGCCACATACATGCAGATCCACCAGGCTGGCGGCGGGATCAACTTGACGGTGGAGCGCACCCGCCAGGCGTCGGAGGACGAGCTGTTCGGAAGCCTGCGGCAGCGGCTGGGCTGCATGCTGAGCGCTGGGACCACGCTAGTGGAGTGCAAGAGCGGTTACGGCCTCAACCTGGAGACGGAGCTCAAGATGCTGCGGGTGATCGAGCGCGCCCGGCGGGAGCTGGACATCGGCATCTCGGCCACTTACTGCGGGGCTCACTCAGTGCCAAA agGAAAAACTGCTACTGAAGCTGCTGATGACATTGTCCATAACCAACTCCCCAAACTGAAGGAACTTAGCATGAAAGGGGAATTACACATCGACAATATAGATGTGTTCTGTGAAAAGGGCGTTTTTGACCTCAAGACCACCAGAAGGATTCTTCAAACTGGAAAAGAGATGGGGCTGCAGATTAACTTCCATGGGGATGAACTCCACCCGATGAAGGCTGCTGAG CTTGGGGCTGAACTGGGAGCTCTGGCCATAAGTCACCTGGAAGAAGTGAGTGATGAAGGCATTGCTGCCATGGCAAAGGCCCGGTGTTCCGCTGTCCTTCTACCCACCACCGCCTACATGCTGAG ACTGACACAGCCACGAGCAAGGAAGATGCTAGAGGAAGGTGTGATCGTGGCTCTGGGCAGTGATTTCAACCCTAACGCATATTGCTTTTCAATg CCCATGGTGATGCATCTGGCTTGTGTGAACATGAAAATGTCCATGCCAGAGGCCTTGGCTGCTGCCACCATTAATGCAGCTTATGCACTAGGAAAATCGCACACACATGGATCTCTAGAAGTTGGCAAGCAGGGAGATCTCATTATCATGAATGCATCCAG ATGGGAGCACTTGATTTACCAGTTTGGAGGCCATCATCAATTAATTGAATATGTTATAATTAAAGGAAAAgtcatttataaaaaatga